From a single Bacillus gobiensis genomic region:
- the rpmG gene encoding 50S ribosomal protein L33, whose protein sequence is MRVNITLACTECGERNYISKKNKRNNPDRVEFKKYCPREKKSTLHRETK, encoded by the coding sequence ATGCGCGTAAACATAACTCTGGCTTGCACTGAATGCGGCGAGCGTAACTATATTTCTAAAAAGAACAAACGCAACAATCCAGATCGTGTAGAATTTAAAAAGTATTGTCCACGTGAAAAAAAATCAACTTTACACCGTGAAACAAAATAA
- a CDS encoding DUF2759 domain-containing protein yields MLLIIIFGLITLLAAYAVFRTVKEKNILGFLFAGAAFTVFGLFTFMTLLHSGYPTAH; encoded by the coding sequence GTGCTGCTTATCATCATTTTTGGGCTAATCACCTTGCTTGCTGCATATGCTGTCTTTCGTACAGTAAAAGAAAAAAACATTTTGGGATTTTTATTTGCGGGAGCCGCTTTCACGGTATTTGGCTTATTCACTTTCATGACACTGTTACATAGCGGATACCCTACAGCACATTAA
- a CDS encoding methyl-accepting chemotaxis protein: MVKVSKLGRAIQAIAEQTNLLALNAAIEAARAGESGRGFTVVANEVRKLSAKVDESVKEITAISASVQENSEKVSSLLQTSYKEVSTGAIQMDEVGIRFEKIKEETEGMGEHIDEISSVLKHTTERSEIIMGWLQHIASASAEFSSGTNQTAASIYTQNQEIGHIFKQIQELKQQSTLLSQSVKKFLI, from the coding sequence ATGGTAAAAGTGTCAAAGCTGGGACGAGCCATTCAGGCGATTGCTGAACAAACGAATCTTCTTGCACTAAATGCTGCGATTGAGGCGGCAAGAGCAGGTGAGAGCGGCAGAGGATTTACGGTCGTGGCGAATGAAGTCAGAAAGCTGTCGGCTAAAGTCGATGAATCCGTTAAAGAAATTACAGCGATTTCAGCCAGCGTTCAGGAAAACAGCGAAAAGGTATCTTCTTTGCTTCAAACAAGCTATAAGGAAGTAAGTACAGGAGCAATCCAGATGGACGAGGTTGGTATCCGATTTGAAAAAATAAAAGAAGAAACAGAAGGAATGGGAGAACACATTGACGAAATCTCATCTGTGCTTAAGCATACAACGGAGCGCAGTGAAATAATTATGGGCTGGCTTCAGCACATTGCTTCAGCCTCAGCTGAATTTTCATCTGGGACAAACCAAACTGCTGCATCAATTTATACGCAAAATCAAGAAATCGGCCATATTTTTAAGCAAATTCAAGAGTTAAAACAGCAATCTACTCTTCTTTCACAGAGCGTAAAAAAGTTTTTAATTTAA
- a CDS encoding 5-formyltetrahydrofolate cyclo-ligase produces the protein MKKELRRQMLQKLSEMHAVKKEWQINNIHQALFETPEWAAAKTIAITVSIKWEIPTELIIEKAWEEGKIVGVPKCDPRTNEMQFRQIKQFGQVKKTYGNLYEPLVDETEMMEKSTIDLMVVPGICFGRNGFRIGYGGGYFDRYLVNFSGRTLSLAYSFQVIPEVPHFPHDIPVEQIVTEKEIIHCPAE, from the coding sequence TTGAAAAAAGAACTGAGAAGGCAAATGCTGCAAAAGCTGAGTGAAATGCATGCAGTGAAGAAAGAATGGCAAATCAACAACATTCATCAAGCCCTTTTTGAAACCCCAGAATGGGCAGCTGCAAAAACAATCGCAATAACGGTTTCGATTAAATGGGAGATACCAACGGAATTAATTATTGAGAAGGCATGGGAGGAAGGGAAAATTGTAGGAGTGCCGAAATGCGATCCTCGAACAAACGAAATGCAATTCAGGCAGATCAAACAATTTGGCCAGGTAAAAAAAACATATGGGAATTTGTATGAACCATTAGTAGATGAGACAGAAATGATGGAAAAAAGCACAATTGATTTGATGGTTGTTCCCGGTATTTGTTTTGGGAGAAACGGATTTCGAATCGGGTATGGAGGAGGCTATTTTGACCGGTATTTGGTTAACTTCAGCGGAAGAACGCTTTCACTCGCCTATTCATTTCAAGTTATTCCCGAAGTCCCTCATTTCCCGCATGATATCCCAGTAGAGCAAATTGTGACAGAAAAAGAAATTATTCATTGCCCTGCAGAATAA
- a CDS encoding LTA synthase family protein produces MRRGSFSKISFLVLATIFMWLKTYIIYKTSFNIKIENITQEFILFINPLSFLLFIFGIGLFFKEKNRNRYILAASFFVTFILMANVIFYRFYDDFLTIPVLFQTSNMGDLGSSITSLFEISDLFMVLDLLILLWLYKSNPKFKTDLRATRKEKTAYFLLVAAVFFFNLGIAEAERPQLLTRSFDREMLVKNISVFNFHLYDAMLQSKQSAQRALADSNSLTEIQNYVDANRVDPNEELAGIAKGRNVIAISLESTQSFVVNKKLNGKEITPYLNDLIKESYNFTNFYHQTGQGKTSDSEFIVDNSLYPLGRGAVFFTNPGNKYMASPDIFKENGYYSSVMHANNKSFWNRDLVYDSFGYDKFFDLDSYNVNEDNSIGWGLKDKEFFEQSVELMKEMPQPFYTRLITLTNHFPFELGEEDKMIDEYDSSSRTLNRYFPTVRYQDEALKRFIEKLKEDGLYENSIIVLYGDHYGISENHNEAMGQFLGKEITPFEETQLQKVPFVVHIPGITDKGPKTIEKVGGQIDIRPTIMNLLGINTEDQIQFGNDLLSKEKQDLTVLRDGSFITKDRLYTDGVCYDKATGEPIDEEPEGCEPFIEKAKQELSYSDEIVYGDLLRFYKENKIVDGSKPDGQ; encoded by the coding sequence ATGCGAAGAGGATCATTTTCAAAAATTTCTTTCTTGGTACTTGCTACTATTTTCATGTGGCTTAAAACCTATATTATTTATAAAACAAGCTTTAACATTAAAATTGAAAATATCACACAAGAGTTTATTTTATTTATTAATCCGTTAAGCTTTTTGCTATTTATATTTGGCATAGGGTTGTTTTTTAAAGAAAAGAACAGAAACCGGTATATTCTTGCTGCAAGCTTTTTTGTCACATTCATTCTGATGGCAAATGTGATATTTTATCGTTTTTACGATGACTTTTTAACAATTCCTGTTTTGTTTCAGACTAGCAACATGGGAGATTTGGGAAGCAGCATTACGAGCTTGTTTGAAATAAGCGATTTATTCATGGTGCTGGATCTTCTGATTTTACTTTGGCTGTACAAGTCAAACCCTAAGTTTAAAACGGATTTAAGGGCAACTAGAAAAGAGAAGACGGCTTATTTTCTTCTTGTCGCTGCTGTTTTCTTTTTTAATTTGGGAATTGCCGAAGCGGAAAGACCGCAGTTATTAACAAGATCCTTTGACCGGGAAATGCTTGTAAAAAACATCAGCGTTTTTAATTTTCACCTCTATGATGCCATGCTTCAATCAAAGCAATCTGCACAACGTGCTCTGGCTGACAGCAATAGCCTGACTGAGATTCAAAACTATGTGGATGCAAACCGTGTTGATCCAAATGAAGAGTTGGCCGGAATCGCAAAAGGCAGAAACGTAATTGCGATTTCTCTTGAATCAACTCAGAGCTTCGTCGTGAATAAAAAATTGAATGGCAAAGAAATCACTCCTTATCTTAATGATTTAATAAAGGAAAGCTACAACTTTACGAATTTCTACCATCAAACGGGCCAGGGAAAAACGTCTGATTCTGAATTTATCGTAGACAATTCATTGTATCCGTTAGGAAGAGGCGCTGTTTTCTTTACAAATCCGGGGAATAAGTACATGGCATCTCCTGATATATTTAAGGAGAATGGCTATTATTCTTCAGTTATGCATGCCAACAACAAAAGCTTTTGGAACAGGGATCTCGTCTATGATTCTTTCGGCTATGACAAATTTTTCGATCTCGACAGCTACAATGTCAATGAAGATAACTCGATAGGATGGGGGCTGAAAGACAAAGAGTTTTTTGAACAATCTGTTGAGTTAATGAAAGAAATGCCTCAGCCGTTTTATACACGTTTGATTACGTTAACGAATCATTTTCCATTTGAACTCGGAGAAGAAGATAAAATGATTGATGAGTATGATTCCAGCAGTAGGACATTAAATCGTTATTTCCCTACTGTACGTTATCAGGACGAAGCATTAAAACGATTTATCGAAAAGCTGAAAGAAGACGGTTTATATGAAAATTCGATTATTGTACTCTATGGGGATCACTACGGAATTTCTGAGAATCATAATGAAGCAATGGGGCAGTTTTTAGGTAAGGAAATTACCCCTTTTGAAGAAACGCAGCTGCAGAAAGTCCCATTTGTCGTTCATATTCCAGGCATTACGGATAAAGGTCCGAAAACAATTGAAAAAGTCGGTGGTCAAATTGACATCCGGCCTACGATCATGAATCTATTAGGAATTAATACAGAAGATCAGATTCAATTCGGCAACGACTTGTTGTCTAAGGAAAAACAAGATTTAACCGTGTTAAGAGATGGCAGCTTTATCACGAAGGATCGACTATACACAGATGGAGTCTGCTATGATAAAGCAACTGGCGAGCCGATTGACGAGGAACCCGAAGGATGCGAGCCATTCATCGAAAAAGCGAAACAGGAGCTTTCTTATTCTGATGAAATTGTTTACGGCGACCTCCTGCGATTCTATAAAGAAAACAAAATAGTGGATGGTTCAAAGCCGGACGGACAGTGA
- a CDS encoding M14 family metallopeptidase, translated as MPVIQIQPRLKQQVKKVSEVLNIHPFILDLCNQDCTQDELLIPGFFLNESDFRAERIDSFAHLEELVKESEKTRDNWAGERNVYNSKIIEKDLQKIIELFPFVRYRVIGHSVLGKPIHELTIGDAGAPKSVHINASFHANEWITTSVLMKWCKEFLVSLCTNEKHFGLFPIEQFKQTKISLVPLVNPDGVDLVLNGPDHVNFDTDTLLSINEHQPDFNEWKANIRGVDLNNQFPSFWEIEQQRKPKSPSYRDYPGYAPLTEPEAIAMSNLAEKSQFDRLLALHTQGEEIYWGYKGFEPEQSQKTVELFGSLSGYKPVRNLDSYAGYRDWYVHRYSKEGYTIELGKGKNPLPFAQFEEIFQKTRGILWTSLSFAD; from the coding sequence ATGCCGGTTATTCAAATCCAACCAAGATTAAAGCAGCAGGTGAAAAAAGTATCTGAGGTGTTAAATATTCATCCTTTCATATTGGACCTTTGCAATCAAGACTGTACTCAAGATGAGCTGTTGATTCCCGGGTTTTTCTTAAATGAGAGTGATTTTCGCGCAGAAAGAATAGACAGCTTCGCTCATCTGGAAGAGCTTGTGAAAGAATCGGAAAAAACAAGAGACAATTGGGCTGGTGAAAGAAATGTATATAATTCCAAAATAATTGAAAAAGATTTACAAAAAATAATTGAACTATTTCCATTTGTGAGATATCGTGTAATTGGACACTCTGTTTTAGGGAAGCCGATTCATGAATTGACAATCGGAGACGCGGGTGCGCCAAAGAGCGTTCATATAAACGCATCGTTCCATGCAAATGAGTGGATTACAACGTCTGTTTTAATGAAATGGTGCAAAGAATTTTTAGTTTCGTTATGTACAAATGAAAAGCATTTTGGACTTTTTCCTATAGAACAATTTAAGCAAACCAAAATATCGCTCGTTCCGCTGGTTAATCCTGATGGAGTTGACCTCGTTTTGAATGGTCCCGACCATGTCAATTTTGATACTGATACGTTACTTTCAATTAATGAACACCAGCCAGATTTTAATGAATGGAAAGCAAATATTCGCGGAGTTGATCTCAATAATCAATTCCCATCTTTTTGGGAAATTGAGCAGCAAAGAAAACCAAAATCTCCATCGTACCGTGACTATCCCGGATATGCCCCATTAACGGAACCGGAAGCAATTGCAATGAGCAATTTAGCTGAGAAAAGCCAGTTTGACAGACTTCTAGCCCTCCATACGCAGGGAGAGGAAATTTACTGGGGATATAAAGGCTTTGAACCTGAACAATCACAAAAAACCGTAGAACTATTTGGAAGCTTGAGCGGTTATAAGCCTGTGAGAAACCTTGACAGCTATGCGGGTTATCGTGATTGGTATGTTCATCGATATTCAAAAGAAGGCTACACAATTGAACTTGGAAAAGGAAAAAATCCATTGCCTTTTGCGCAATTTGAAGAGATATTTCAGAAGACAAGAGGTATCCTATGGACTTCGCTTTCCTTTGCTGATTGA
- a CDS encoding YqgQ family protein — MKTLYDVQAFLRRFGTYVYFGDRKAELEFMLGELIELYADEMMTREDFLTATMLVKKELAAISK; from the coding sequence ATGAAAACTTTATATGATGTCCAAGCTTTTCTTCGGCGCTTTGGAACCTATGTATACTTTGGCGACCGAAAAGCAGAGCTGGAGTTTATGCTTGGAGAACTAATTGAACTGTATGCAGATGAGATGATGACACGAGAGGATTTTTTAACAGCGACTATGCTCGTGAAAAAAGAACTCGCTGCCATCTCTAAATAA
- a CDS encoding ROK family glucokinase yields MNDSWLVGVDLGGTTIKIAFVDFEGTIQYKWEIPTDKSGETIVADIAQAIDDKLSEINQSKRKLCALGMGAPGPVDYNSGIIYETVNLGWKNYPLQEHLHTETGLPAAVENDANIAALGEMWKGAGNGANDLILVTLGTGVGGGIIVNGEVVHGINGAGGEIGHICSLPSGGALCNCGKTGCIETIASATGIVRIALEKLKEHGDQPSLLRKHSFITAREVFEAAKAGDELAMEVIEYVTGHLGLVLGHLGSALNPSQIVIGGGVSKAGELLRSKLEKAYKKYAFPRAANSAEISIAELGNDAGVIGGAWIARNLYLQNQQLNVISRLNAE; encoded by the coding sequence ATGAATGACAGCTGGTTAGTAGGTGTTGATTTAGGCGGCACCACAATAAAAATTGCTTTTGTTGACTTTGAAGGTACAATTCAATACAAATGGGAAATCCCCACCGATAAAAGCGGGGAAACGATAGTTGCAGATATTGCGCAGGCTATTGATGATAAACTTTCTGAGATTAATCAGTCCAAAAGAAAGCTGTGTGCTCTAGGGATGGGTGCGCCTGGTCCAGTGGATTATAATTCGGGAATCATCTATGAAACTGTTAATCTTGGATGGAAAAACTATCCGCTACAAGAACATTTACATACGGAAACAGGTTTACCGGCTGCTGTTGAAAACGATGCCAATATCGCAGCGTTGGGAGAAATGTGGAAAGGTGCAGGAAATGGTGCCAACGACCTAATTTTGGTCACTTTAGGTACGGGAGTTGGTGGAGGAATTATCGTTAATGGTGAAGTGGTTCATGGCATAAATGGAGCTGGCGGAGAAATTGGTCATATATGTTCTTTGCCGAGCGGCGGAGCACTTTGCAATTGCGGCAAAACCGGCTGCATCGAAACAATAGCATCTGCTACTGGAATCGTACGTATAGCGTTAGAGAAACTAAAAGAGCACGGTGATCAGCCTTCACTGCTAAGAAAACATTCATTTATTACTGCCAGAGAAGTGTTTGAAGCTGCTAAGGCAGGAGATGAGCTGGCAATGGAAGTAATAGAGTATGTTACTGGACATTTGGGACTTGTATTGGGCCACCTTGGAAGCGCATTAAACCCTTCTCAAATAGTGATCGGCGGCGGGGTTTCAAAAGCTGGAGAACTGCTGCGCAGCAAGCTTGAAAAAGCCTATAAAAAATATGCTTTTCCTCGTGCAGCCAATTCTGCAGAAATTTCTATTGCTGAACTTGGAAACGACGCAGGTGTTATCGGGGGCGCATGGATTGCAAGAAACCTCTATTTGCAAAACCAACAATTGAATGTTATTTCTCGCCTGAACGCTGAGTAA
- a CDS encoding rhomboid family intramembrane serine protease, whose translation MYSFQNVYWNLVLKLIEKQYDLVSMSLDTEEIWLQPSYNSSFDFIRFNRRDVDFSQEVERETEIQMQKLEQLRMRINKKSIRLLNVHFTAQPPVNDRNDIPFSVSETKNVEVVTFLVHPLSLQENAERLGSALNISFGPLDPSYEAVTYDQVMDTRNQVMQTAKHKEAERSKQAEMFQYGKPYVTYFFAGVQVLLFILLEAAGGSTNTQTLIEFGAKENSLLAAGEWWRLITPIVLHIGMTHLLFNTVALISVGGTAERIYGSGRFLFIYLAAGIFGSIGSFLFSPFPSAGASGAIFGCMGALLYLVFQNRQLFFKSIGMNILVLIGINAGIGFFVPNIDNAGHFGGLIGGFLAAAAVGMPKRTNLPLQGAAFLIAVILGAGAFLYGIYTY comes from the coding sequence ATGTATTCATTTCAGAATGTGTATTGGAATTTAGTATTAAAGCTTATCGAGAAGCAGTATGATCTAGTAAGCATGTCGTTAGACACAGAAGAAATCTGGCTGCAGCCTTCTTATAATTCTTCTTTTGATTTCATTCGTTTTAACAGAAGAGATGTCGATTTCAGTCAAGAGGTAGAAAGAGAAACAGAGATTCAGATGCAGAAGCTGGAGCAATTGCGAATGAGGATAAATAAGAAATCCATCCGTTTGCTTAATGTCCATTTTACTGCTCAACCGCCGGTAAATGATAGGAATGATATCCCTTTTTCCGTTTCTGAGACTAAGAATGTGGAAGTGGTTACTTTTTTAGTTCACCCATTGTCACTACAAGAGAATGCCGAAAGACTAGGATCTGCGTTAAATATTAGCTTTGGCCCGCTTGATCCTTCTTATGAGGCTGTTACATATGATCAGGTGATGGATACAAGGAATCAAGTTATGCAAACCGCAAAGCATAAGGAAGCGGAAAGATCCAAGCAGGCAGAAATGTTTCAGTATGGGAAACCATATGTAACGTACTTTTTTGCCGGCGTGCAAGTTTTACTCTTTATTCTTCTGGAAGCTGCTGGGGGGAGTACCAATACTCAGACACTAATTGAATTTGGGGCAAAGGAAAACTCGCTGCTTGCCGCAGGAGAGTGGTGGAGATTAATTACGCCGATTGTGCTGCATATCGGCATGACACATCTGCTGTTTAATACCGTCGCATTGATTTCTGTCGGAGGAACTGCAGAAAGAATCTATGGTTCTGGACGATTTTTGTTTATATATTTGGCAGCCGGAATATTCGGAAGTATTGGCAGTTTTCTTTTTAGCCCTTTTCCTTCTGCCGGTGCATCCGGCGCGATTTTTGGCTGCATGGGAGCTTTGCTGTACCTCGTATTTCAGAACAGACAGCTCTTTTTTAAATCAATTGGAATGAATATATTAGTTCTTATTGGAATAAACGCAGGTATCGGCTTCTTTGTTCCGAATATCGACAATGCCGGCCATTTTGGCGGACTGATCGGCGGTTTTCTTGCGGCTGCTGCAGTAGGAATGCCAAAGAGAACCAATTTGCCGCTTCAAGGTGCGGCGTTTCTCATCGCCGTAATTTTAGGTGCAGGTGCATTTTTATACGGAATCTATACGTATTGA
- the phoU gene encoding phosphate signaling complex protein PhoU has protein sequence MQVRKSFDEELQSLKKELLRMTEFAQEMLDLSVMALKNQDIELAEKVVKKDQFLNEQETDLNNHAVTLIAKQAPVASDLRQLIAAIKISSEVERIGDLAVNIAKSTIRIGNKETLIKPIVDIPKMIDIVKSMLTDAILSYRNNNTIQARNVAEADDKVDAYHKKLIDELMKLMTVHPQYTSQILQLSFICRYVERIGDHITNISEHVIFVDTGIQYDLNN, from the coding sequence ATGCAAGTTCGAAAGAGTTTTGACGAAGAGCTTCAAAGCTTAAAAAAAGAACTGCTTAGAATGACTGAATTTGCCCAAGAAATGCTTGATTTATCAGTAATGGCACTAAAAAATCAAGACATTGAGCTGGCGGAAAAGGTCGTGAAGAAAGATCAATTTCTCAATGAACAAGAAACAGATTTGAATAACCATGCAGTTACATTGATTGCAAAGCAAGCTCCTGTAGCTTCGGATCTCAGACAGTTGATTGCAGCGATCAAGATTTCTTCAGAGGTCGAAAGAATCGGTGACCTTGCAGTTAATATTGCAAAATCGACCATACGAATCGGAAACAAGGAAACGCTTATCAAACCGATTGTGGATATACCGAAAATGATTGATATTGTAAAATCGATGCTTACTGATGCGATTCTTTCCTATCGAAACAATAATACTATTCAAGCAAGAAACGTCGCAGAAGCTGATGATAAGGTGGACGCTTACCATAAAAAATTGATTGATGAACTGATGAAATTAATGACAGTACATCCGCAGTATACGTCGCAGATTTTACAGCTCTCTTTTATTTGCAGATATGTTGAAAGAATCGGTGACCACATTACGAATATTTCCGAACATGTTATTTTTGTGGATACAGGCATCCAATATGATTTGAATAATTAA
- a CDS encoding MTH1187 family thiamine-binding protein, with protein MAIADITIIPIGTESPSVSHYVADIQKVLEALTEEGKITYQLTPMSTLIEGTIPDLFTAIQAVHEVPFKEGVKRVATNIRIDDRRDKANTMNGKLESVKRHL; from the coding sequence ATGGCAATTGCAGATATTACAATCATTCCAATCGGTACAGAGTCACCTAGCGTCAGCCACTATGTAGCAGATATTCAGAAGGTACTTGAAGCATTAACAGAAGAGGGGAAAATCACGTATCAATTAACCCCGATGAGCACACTGATCGAAGGAACGATCCCTGATTTATTTACGGCGATCCAAGCCGTACATGAGGTGCCTTTTAAAGAAGGCGTTAAAAGGGTCGCAACAAACATTCGAATTGATGATCGCCGTGATAAAGCAAACACGATGAACGGCAAGCTTGAAAGTGTGAAAAGACATTTGTAA
- a CDS encoding YqgU-like beta propeller domain-containing protein: MRLLLLALAATVLLAACNAAPRQVLPSGGGETDLGKTEHQEKNQKPNNGPIQEKNIRSIADQSAEKVFGWLDEETIVFSAHNMLKSHNLFTGKETTIFKTSGQISDVQINQAKKRLLIQSAAENASMELNLVTNEGDLLFKHQFDGYEFQSAWNPFQPDLIFLTAFKQDWTYTTFLIHAGQNKIERQSLQIPFANWSSEDTLEYLKWNNKAPETSAPLYRYHLSSGKKEKIYDDIVAFAVFSDVRLAVKKPSAGNKGEFMFSEADSGFPLSQYSQPLAPNYSSWDPGEYDYDSKTKSFYLFNQKQLKKINVESGEDQIVLSDIPMEPINLSPDGMYALYGYSFEQVISILDKKIVKIMKEGDE, from the coding sequence ATGAGATTACTCCTATTGGCCCTTGCTGCAACTGTGTTATTAGCTGCTTGTAACGCAGCTCCCCGACAAGTTTTGCCGTCCGGCGGCGGTGAGACGGATCTAGGAAAAACAGAGCATCAAGAAAAGAATCAGAAACCGAATAACGGGCCAATACAAGAGAAAAATATAAGGTCGATTGCTGATCAATCGGCTGAAAAAGTGTTTGGTTGGCTGGATGAAGAAACCATCGTATTTTCTGCACACAACATGCTGAAATCACACAATTTATTTACAGGCAAAGAGACGACAATTTTTAAGACGAGCGGACAGATCTCGGATGTGCAGATCAATCAAGCAAAAAAACGATTGCTCATTCAATCTGCAGCGGAAAATGCATCGATGGAGTTAAATCTAGTAACAAATGAAGGAGATCTGCTATTTAAACATCAGTTTGATGGTTATGAATTTCAGTCGGCTTGGAATCCTTTTCAGCCAGATTTGATATTTTTGACTGCTTTTAAGCAGGATTGGACCTATACTACGTTTTTAATTCATGCCGGCCAAAACAAAATAGAACGACAATCCTTACAAATCCCGTTCGCTAATTGGTCATCTGAAGATACTCTGGAATACCTTAAATGGAACAACAAAGCCCCTGAAACATCCGCACCTCTCTATAGGTATCATTTGTCTAGTGGCAAAAAAGAAAAAATCTATGACGATATCGTTGCATTTGCAGTATTTTCTGACGTGCGGCTGGCTGTGAAAAAGCCATCGGCAGGTAATAAAGGAGAATTTATGTTTTCGGAGGCTGATAGCGGTTTCCCGCTCTCGCAGTATTCACAACCGCTTGCTCCCAATTATTCATCTTGGGATCCGGGAGAATATGATTATGACAGCAAGACAAAGAGTTTTTATTTATTTAATCAAAAACAATTGAAAAAAATTAATGTTGAGAGTGGAGAGGATCAAATTGTCTTATCAGATATTCCTATGGAGCCGATTAATCTTTCTCCTGATGGCATGTATGCCCTTTATGGATACTCGTTTGAGCAAGTGATTTCCATACTCGACAAAAAAATCGTTAAAATAATGAAGGAGGGAGATGAATAA